From the Hymenobacter yonginensis genome, one window contains:
- a CDS encoding sugar phosphate nucleotidyltransferase produces the protein MKAIIPVAGIGSRLRPHTHTQPKSLVPVAGNTILGHIIDRLSVAGVQEFVFIIGYLGEKIESYVRRQYPQLRCSFVVQEPREGIAHALWLAREQFRHEQDGILILLGDTIVDIDLPHMMAMPGNVLAVKEVKTPSLFGLVETGAGGRVTKVVEKPRIPKSNYAMVGLYKIANPDWLASALERIIDQDQRTHGEFQLTDALMLMIQDGAEMTTTSVDNWFDCGRKESLLEANARLLNRPEFLKRREYPEFPDTIIIPPVSIGHDCQISGSIIGPNVAIGDRTIVKNTILTDSIIGSYSELRSAVMHDCIVGSDALFRGTRHSLNIGDNTEIDYS, from the coding sequence ATGAAAGCCATTATTCCCGTCGCGGGCATTGGGTCGCGCCTGCGCCCGCACACGCACACGCAGCCCAAATCCCTGGTTCCGGTAGCCGGCAACACCATCCTGGGGCACATCATCGACCGGCTGAGCGTGGCCGGCGTTCAGGAGTTTGTCTTTATCATCGGCTACCTCGGCGAAAAGATTGAGAGCTACGTGCGCCGCCAGTATCCGCAGCTACGGTGCTCATTTGTAGTGCAGGAGCCGCGCGAAGGCATTGCCCACGCCCTCTGGCTGGCGCGGGAGCAATTCCGCCACGAGCAGGACGGCATCCTGATTTTGCTCGGCGACACCATCGTGGACATTGACCTGCCGCATATGATGGCCATGCCCGGCAACGTGCTGGCCGTGAAAGAAGTGAAGACTCCTTCGTTGTTTGGGCTGGTGGAAACTGGCGCCGGTGGCCGCGTGACGAAAGTGGTGGAGAAGCCGCGCATTCCGAAGTCCAACTACGCCATGGTGGGGCTGTACAAGATTGCCAACCCCGACTGGCTGGCCTCGGCCCTGGAGCGCATCATCGACCAGGACCAGCGCACCCACGGCGAGTTTCAGCTCACGGATGCCCTCATGCTCATGATTCAGGACGGGGCCGAAATGACGACTACGTCGGTGGATAACTGGTTTGACTGCGGCCGGAAGGAGAGTCTTCTGGAAGCCAACGCCCGCCTGCTCAACCGCCCCGAGTTCCTGAAGCGCCGCGAGTACCCCGAGTTTCCGGATACCATCATCATCCCGCCCGTCAGTATCGGCCACGACTGCCAAATTTCGGGGTCCATCATCGGCCCCAACGTGGCCATCGGCGACCGGACCATCGTCAAGAACACCATCCTGACCGACTCCATCATCGGCTCCTACTCCGAACTGCGCTCCGCTGTCATGCACGACTGTATCGTGGGCTCCGACGCCCTGTTCCGCGGCACCCGCCACAGCCTCAACATCGGCGACAACACAGAAATCGACTACAGCTAG
- a CDS encoding LemA family protein — protein MKRFLLYFAGLVLLLSQSSCGYNGMVERDQAVKSQVGNVQSAYQRRSDLIPNLVNTVKGAANFEKSTLTEVIEARAKATSVQLNADNLTPENLKQFQEAQSQVSAGLGRLLAVSENYPELKANANFQELQAQIEGTENRINVERNKLNTVTNDYNGFVKSFPNNIFAGMFGFAEKPYFEADAAAQKAPTVQF, from the coding sequence ATGAAACGCTTTCTTCTCTACTTTGCCGGCCTAGTGCTGCTACTCTCCCAGTCGTCGTGCGGCTACAATGGCATGGTTGAGCGCGACCAGGCTGTTAAATCGCAGGTTGGCAACGTGCAGAGCGCCTACCAGCGCCGCTCCGACCTGATTCCGAACCTGGTGAACACCGTGAAAGGCGCCGCCAATTTCGAAAAGTCGACCCTGACCGAGGTGATTGAAGCCCGGGCCAAAGCCACCAGCGTGCAGCTGAACGCCGACAACCTCACGCCCGAAAACCTGAAGCAGTTCCAGGAAGCCCAGTCGCAGGTGAGTGCCGGCCTGGGCCGCCTGCTGGCCGTTTCAGAAAACTACCCCGAGTTGAAGGCTAACGCCAACTTCCAGGAGCTGCAGGCCCAGATTGAGGGCACCGAGAACCGCATCAACGTAGAGCGCAACAAGCTCAACACCGTCACCAACGACTACAACGGCTTCGTGAAGTCCTTCCCGAACAACATTTTCGCGGGGATGTTCGGCTTTGCCGAAAAACCATACTTCGAGGCCGACGCTGCCGCGCAGAAGGCGCCTACGGTTCAGTTCTAA
- a CDS encoding acetate and sugar kinases/Hsc70/actin family protein: MAKVLRLHNNGSQQVQGWQKTAPVTSTEINTVTDPAGGKSRNLAVSIPTPFARMHLFETAFDFLAREGQRNPGSVYHELTTHFWDLLELLYNYHLYTQAGRKITLRRWNAEAEIRRMRQDEGTRLLGETLQLYMQDERFRDFSDMYLVYYESPELAGGTRLLGGTSPLTILFTGPAVKPLDLERPQARGHYFDQQTVLLEDRDPQFREFVYELFLAYPQLQRREFAGSVYAGLDRSKINQLQMQGDRSAQQFAARYPALADVQGNLVSVKGVPLPGRADQSAVTSSDLFIQPTRESTTGRPRPLVLRPNLTMPGANYLNGQPWDDRTPVPYYDEVALESRVLPGKGFKYPYLTVGDLLEDSLVELPYELNTQRFHTGKVTFQYGADGQGRARFPYLLPLKQAFFEYFTENELAELLTFTIDLSHVRVQLRVPVQAGRFITFERSYYHNPQNPKDAQGREILEKGRIVKAAVGVGVFPFYKVRYQPEYNDLYKVMLVDADNAPTMLNRRYDLTFFVNGERITEQGAARRATRYERTQKSMATAGSTYYEVTGTHFDLAELTCPPATIGAEPARGLLVPRWRELDRGTRRFTFAVDFGTTNTHIAYADSPSAHPRPLTIGEADVQVEWLHAPVADQGLSAAQRYRTGAGQIWDNIATLQNREFVPSFVGEGGSVYEFPIRTAVCETTSFANEPAKVLSNTNIGFSINTENTAELPQNRFVTNLKWSAELDPQGVARIEAFFREILLLLRHKAALHGGILEDTRVVWFAPLSFDGFLRNQFQQVWDESFQQVFKTRRATICLTESVAPYYYLTATNQVVPNRDENVVNIDIGGGTTDLLLFADQKPAYSTSFRFAGDDLWGDGYARVQGAPKQNGLLRLGVGHVESLPDSEQNQEYKGYLRAALSNTDFGSADVTSLLFKYDDALRFTQALGLGKGRQLRVLFYLHYTSIIYHTAQLTKHLGLKTPRYLCFSGKGSLYLRLLAGGSSLVAIEKITKAIFQAVTGVEPPHNFRVILADNPKEATTNGGVLFEEKTTTDYDNIKPVKYSGAVEGTELNQQRLKLNQVDAELKNTVLDNVRNYLTLVLEGDDVAPYLREVGVDVDRQRVKDILLREIEDSLSLGLHQFQRQLSSDETLPETLFFLPLKQALYNLSRELQA; encoded by the coding sequence ATGGCCAAAGTCCTTCGCTTACATAACAACGGCTCCCAGCAGGTGCAGGGCTGGCAGAAAACCGCCCCCGTTACCAGCACCGAAATCAATACCGTGACCGACCCCGCGGGCGGCAAGTCGCGCAACCTAGCCGTGAGTATCCCGACGCCGTTTGCGCGGATGCACCTGTTTGAAACGGCCTTCGACTTTCTGGCCCGGGAGGGGCAGCGCAACCCCGGCTCGGTGTACCACGAGCTGACCACGCACTTCTGGGATTTGCTGGAGTTGCTCTACAACTACCACCTCTACACCCAGGCCGGCCGCAAAATCACGCTGCGCCGCTGGAATGCCGAGGCCGAAATCCGCCGGATGCGGCAGGACGAGGGTACGCGCCTGCTGGGCGAAACCCTGCAGCTATACATGCAGGACGAGCGGTTCCGCGACTTCTCGGATATGTATCTGGTGTACTATGAGTCGCCGGAACTGGCGGGAGGCACGCGCCTGCTGGGCGGTACCTCGCCGCTCACGATCCTGTTCACCGGCCCCGCCGTGAAGCCCCTGGACTTGGAGCGGCCCCAGGCCCGCGGCCACTACTTCGACCAGCAGACCGTGCTGCTCGAAGACCGCGACCCGCAGTTCCGGGAGTTCGTGTATGAGCTGTTTCTGGCCTATCCGCAGCTGCAGCGCCGCGAGTTTGCCGGCAGCGTGTACGCCGGCCTCGACCGCTCAAAAATCAACCAGCTCCAGATGCAGGGCGACCGGAGCGCCCAGCAGTTTGCCGCCCGCTACCCGGCCTTGGCCGACGTGCAGGGCAACCTGGTGAGCGTGAAAGGCGTGCCCCTGCCCGGCCGCGCCGACCAGTCGGCCGTGACCAGCTCCGACCTGTTCATCCAGCCCACCCGCGAATCGACGACGGGCCGGCCGCGCCCCCTGGTGCTGCGCCCGAACCTGACGATGCCTGGCGCCAACTACCTCAATGGCCAGCCTTGGGACGACCGCACGCCGGTACCGTACTACGATGAAGTGGCGCTGGAAAGCCGCGTGCTGCCCGGCAAAGGCTTCAAGTACCCCTACCTCACGGTAGGCGACCTGCTGGAAGACTCCCTGGTGGAGCTGCCCTACGAGTTGAATACCCAGCGCTTCCACACCGGCAAAGTCACCTTCCAGTATGGGGCTGATGGTCAGGGCCGGGCGCGATTTCCGTATCTGCTGCCGCTGAAACAGGCGTTTTTCGAGTATTTCACCGAGAACGAGCTGGCCGAGCTGCTCACCTTCACCATCGACCTGAGCCACGTGCGCGTGCAGCTGCGGGTGCCGGTGCAGGCAGGCCGCTTCATCACCTTCGAGCGCAGCTACTACCACAATCCGCAGAACCCCAAGGACGCCCAGGGCCGTGAGATTCTGGAGAAGGGCCGCATTGTGAAAGCCGCCGTGGGCGTGGGCGTGTTCCCGTTCTACAAGGTGCGTTACCAGCCCGAGTACAACGACCTCTACAAAGTGATGCTGGTGGATGCCGACAACGCGCCCACCATGCTCAACCGCCGCTACGACCTCACGTTCTTCGTGAACGGGGAGCGAATCACGGAGCAGGGAGCCGCCCGTCGCGCCACCCGCTATGAGCGCACCCAGAAGAGCATGGCCACCGCTGGCAGCACGTATTACGAAGTCACCGGCACCCATTTCGACTTGGCTGAGCTGACCTGCCCGCCCGCCACCATCGGGGCGGAGCCAGCCCGGGGCCTGCTGGTGCCACGCTGGCGCGAGCTGGACCGCGGCACCCGTCGCTTCACGTTTGCCGTCGACTTCGGCACCACCAACACCCACATTGCCTACGCCGATTCGCCGAGTGCCCACCCGCGCCCCCTCACCATCGGCGAGGCCGATGTGCAGGTAGAATGGCTGCACGCGCCGGTAGCCGACCAGGGCCTTTCGGCCGCCCAGCGCTACCGCACCGGGGCCGGGCAGATCTGGGACAACATTGCCACCCTGCAGAACCGGGAGTTTGTGCCCTCGTTCGTGGGCGAAGGCGGCTCGGTGTATGAGTTTCCGATTCGGACGGCGGTGTGCGAAACCACGTCGTTCGCCAACGAGCCGGCCAAGGTGCTCAGCAACACCAACATCGGCTTTAGCATCAACACCGAAAACACGGCCGAGCTGCCCCAGAACCGGTTCGTGACCAACCTGAAATGGTCGGCTGAGCTGGACCCGCAGGGTGTGGCCCGTATCGAGGCGTTTTTCCGGGAAATTCTGCTGCTGCTGCGCCACAAGGCAGCTCTGCACGGCGGTATTCTGGAAGACACCCGCGTGGTGTGGTTTGCGCCGCTGAGTTTTGATGGGTTCCTGCGCAACCAGTTCCAGCAGGTCTGGGATGAGTCGTTCCAGCAGGTGTTCAAGACGCGCCGCGCTACCATCTGCCTCACCGAGTCGGTGGCCCCGTACTACTACCTCACCGCCACCAACCAGGTAGTGCCCAACCGCGACGAAAACGTGGTCAACATCGATATAGGCGGCGGCACCACCGATTTGCTGCTCTTCGCCGACCAGAAGCCGGCCTACAGCACCTCGTTCCGCTTCGCCGGCGACGACCTGTGGGGCGACGGCTACGCCCGCGTGCAGGGCGCGCCTAAGCAGAACGGTCTGCTACGCCTCGGCGTGGGCCACGTGGAAAGCCTGCCCGATTCCGAGCAAAACCAGGAATACAAAGGCTACCTGCGCGCCGCCCTCAGCAACACCGATTTCGGCTCCGCCGACGTGACCAGCCTGCTGTTCAAGTACGATGATGCCCTGCGTTTCACCCAGGCCTTGGGCCTCGGCAAAGGCCGGCAGTTGCGGGTGCTGTTCTACCTGCACTACACCAGCATCATCTACCACACGGCCCAGCTCACCAAGCACCTCGGCCTGAAAACGCCGCGCTACCTCTGCTTCTCGGGCAAAGGCAGCCTTTACCTGCGCCTGCTGGCCGGGGGCAGCTCCCTGGTGGCCATTGAGAAGATTACGAAGGCCATCTTCCAGGCCGTGACGGGCGTGGAGCCGCCCCACAACTTCCGCGTCATCCTGGCCGACAACCCCAAGGAAGCCACCACCAACGGCGGCGTGCTGTTCGAGGAGAAAACCACCACCGACTACGACAACATCAAGCCCGTGAAGTACAGCGGCGCCGTGGAAGGCACCGAGCTCAACCAGCAGCGCCTGAAGCTGAACCAGGTAGATGCCGAGCTGAAAAACACGGTGCTCGACAACGTGCGCAACTACCTCACCCTGGTGCTGGAAGGCGACGACGTAGCGCCCTACCTGCGCGAAGTAGGCGTGGACGTGGACCGTCAGCGCGTAAAAGACATCCTGCTCCGCGAAATCGAGGACAGCCTGAGCCTGGGCCTGCACCAGTTCCAGCGCCAGCTTTCCTCCGACGAAACCCTGCCCGAAACCCTGTTCTTCCTGCCGCTGAAACAGGCCCTATACAACCTAAGCCGCGAATTGCAGGCGTAG
- a CDS encoding 3'-5' exonuclease → MRYISLDLETTGGNSERHQILELAAVVENTRHLLPLNELPAFRRVVRHPELTGTAGALALNAGLLQELARKEPNPELCIPDELLPQLREFLLDQGFKTDKKDCVAVTMAGKNIASFDLGFLRQLPGYGRLVRAEPAMLDPAAFYLNWRKDTRLPTMQICKARAGFEDDTVAHQALADALDVVQLLRPFYELPVYKGVTE, encoded by the coding sequence ATGCGCTACATCTCCCTTGACCTTGAAACCACCGGCGGCAACTCTGAACGTCACCAGATTCTGGAGTTGGCCGCCGTGGTGGAAAACACCCGGCACCTGCTGCCGCTAAACGAACTGCCAGCGTTTCGCCGGGTGGTGCGGCATCCGGAGCTAACCGGTACGGCCGGGGCGCTGGCCCTCAATGCCGGATTGCTGCAGGAACTGGCCCGCAAAGAGCCCAACCCCGAGCTGTGCATCCCCGATGAGCTGCTGCCCCAACTGCGGGAGTTTCTGCTGGATCAGGGCTTCAAAACCGATAAAAAAGACTGCGTAGCCGTGACGATGGCCGGCAAAAACATTGCCTCCTTCGACCTAGGCTTTCTGCGCCAGCTGCCCGGCTACGGCCGCCTGGTGCGGGCCGAACCAGCCATGCTCGATCCGGCCGCCTTTTACCTCAACTGGCGCAAAGACACCCGCCTGCCCACCATGCAGATCTGCAAGGCCCGTGCCGGCTTCGAAGACGACACAGTAGCCCACCAGGCCCTGGCCGACGCCCTGGACGTAGTGCAGCTGCTGCGCCCGTTCTACGAGCTGCCGGTCTACAAGGGAGTGACTGAGTAG
- a CDS encoding DUF4249 domain-containing protein: MRAILPLLARLSLLWSLLLGSCIEPYLPEDIGSTRSFLVVDGFINLSGPTTIRLSRTYDVKAGGQPPAELRAALYIEAENGQRYPLAEGADGVYTAAPLPLVAGNLYRLHITTAAGLMYASEFVQAKATPPIDSVTWRPSADGLTVYVNAHDDTRATQYYRWEFQETWEIKPLLVPTVAYINRSMRPIVTPYPELCWASQLSTPIRLSKTTALTQDVVADYPLISISTTSQRLLRKYSILVKQYAQTPQEYQYWEQLQKNTENIGTLFDPLPSQLTGNVKCLNDGQELALGYVGAHGISEQRLFIDRDQLPRAWRPLTGYEDCIPPDTVELPAIHNVFGGNKVVPVRAVYTTGGALRGYTSATKDCVDCRLRGTSVRPSFWQ; this comes from the coding sequence ATGCGCGCTATCCTACCCCTGCTTGCTCGTTTATCGTTGTTGTGGAGCCTGCTGCTCGGCAGTTGCATCGAGCCCTACCTACCGGAAGATATCGGCTCGACCCGCAGCTTTCTGGTGGTCGATGGCTTCATCAACCTCAGCGGCCCAACCACCATCCGCCTGTCGCGCACCTACGACGTGAAAGCCGGGGGCCAGCCGCCCGCCGAGCTGCGGGCCGCCCTGTATATCGAAGCCGAAAACGGCCAGCGCTATCCTTTGGCTGAAGGGGCGGACGGCGTGTATACGGCCGCACCGCTGCCGCTGGTAGCGGGCAACCTGTACCGGCTGCATATCACTACCGCGGCCGGGCTCATGTACGCTTCAGAATTTGTGCAGGCCAAAGCCACCCCGCCCATCGACAGCGTGACGTGGCGCCCCAGCGCAGACGGCCTGACCGTGTACGTGAATGCCCACGACGACACCCGAGCCACGCAGTACTACCGCTGGGAGTTCCAGGAGACCTGGGAAATCAAGCCGCTGCTAGTGCCCACCGTGGCCTACATCAACCGCTCGATGCGCCCGATAGTAACGCCTTACCCGGAGCTTTGCTGGGCCAGCCAGCTGTCGACGCCTATCCGGCTCAGCAAAACCACGGCCCTCACCCAGGATGTGGTGGCCGATTATCCGCTTATTTCCATCAGTACTACCAGTCAGCGCCTGCTGCGCAAATACAGCATTCTGGTGAAGCAGTACGCCCAGACGCCGCAGGAGTACCAGTACTGGGAGCAGCTCCAGAAGAACACCGAGAACATCGGAACCTTGTTCGACCCGTTGCCGTCGCAGCTTACCGGCAACGTGAAGTGCCTCAACGACGGCCAGGAACTGGCCCTGGGATACGTAGGCGCGCACGGCATCAGTGAGCAAAGACTCTTCATCGACCGCGACCAGCTGCCGCGGGCCTGGCGCCCCCTGACCGGCTACGAGGACTGCATTCCGCCTGATACCGTGGAGCTGCCTGCTATCCACAACGTCTTCGGGGGCAACAAGGTGGTACCCGTGCGGGCTGTGTATACGACAGGCGGCGCATTGCGGGGCTACACTTCCGCCACCAAAGACTGTGTGGACTGCCGGCTGCGGGGAACTTCCGTCCGGCCCAGCTTCTGGCAATAA
- a CDS encoding TPM domain-containing protein: MNNPLTAEQEKALVEAIRQAEILTSGEIRVHLEDHCPTPDPLDRAAQVFAELNMHKTAQRNGVLFYLAWQSRQFAVIGDAGINAAVPDDFWETTKENVLQLFRQEKYAGGLENGIRLVGEQLQRYFPYDAATDQNELDDSISYGGGTPQPPRK, translated from the coding sequence ATGAACAACCCTCTCACCGCAGAGCAGGAAAAGGCCTTGGTAGAGGCCATCCGGCAGGCTGAAATCCTGACCTCGGGCGAAATCCGGGTGCACCTGGAAGACCATTGCCCCACGCCCGACCCGCTCGACCGGGCGGCGCAGGTGTTTGCCGAGCTCAACATGCACAAGACGGCGCAGCGCAACGGCGTGCTGTTCTATCTAGCCTGGCAGAGCCGGCAGTTCGCCGTCATCGGCGACGCTGGCATCAATGCGGCTGTACCCGACGACTTCTGGGAAACCACCAAGGAAAACGTGCTCCAGCTGTTTCGGCAGGAGAAATACGCGGGCGGGCTCGAAAACGGCATCCGGCTGGTGGGCGAGCAGCTCCAGCGCTATTTCCCCTACGACGCCGCCACCGACCAGAACGAACTCGACGATTCCATTTCCTATGGTGGTGGCACGCCCCAGCCTCCCCGCAAATGA
- a CDS encoding TPM domain-containing protein, which produces MTHSLVLRPPLWLRPLLVALLLAVCWAGVAQQLPPRPNPPRLVNDLAGMLRPDEVQALEQKLVAYNDSTSSQIAVVTVPTLGGDDIANFAQQLYESWGIGQKGNNNGVLILIAEQERKARIQPGYGLEGAITDALSKRIITNTIVPAFREKQYYVGIDKAADQLIALAAGEYKADQTQAPARTRANDSSGSGWLFWLIIGALVLFMLLRNRGGGGGNGRNRGFGGGMIPPIIFGDFSGGRGTFGGGGGFGGGGGGGFGGFGGGSSGGGGASGDW; this is translated from the coding sequence ATGACACACTCCCTCGTATTACGGCCGCCGCTCTGGCTGCGGCCGCTTCTGGTAGCGCTGCTGCTGGCGGTCTGCTGGGCCGGCGTGGCCCAGCAGCTACCCCCGCGCCCCAACCCACCGCGCCTCGTCAATGACCTGGCCGGCATGCTGCGGCCGGATGAGGTGCAGGCGCTCGAGCAGAAGCTGGTGGCTTACAACGACTCCACATCTTCGCAGATTGCCGTTGTGACCGTGCCCACGCTGGGCGGCGACGACATTGCTAACTTTGCGCAACAGCTCTACGAGAGCTGGGGCATTGGCCAGAAAGGCAACAACAACGGCGTCCTGATTCTGATTGCGGAGCAGGAACGCAAGGCCCGTATTCAGCCTGGCTATGGCCTGGAAGGTGCTATTACTGATGCATTGTCTAAGCGCATTATCACTAATACCATAGTTCCAGCGTTCCGCGAGAAGCAATATTACGTTGGCATTGACAAAGCGGCAGACCAGCTGATTGCGTTGGCAGCAGGTGAATACAAGGCCGACCAGACTCAGGCTCCGGCCCGCACCCGCGCCAACGACAGCAGCGGCTCCGGCTGGCTGTTCTGGCTGATTATCGGGGCGCTGGTGCTGTTTATGCTGCTCCGTAACCGCGGCGGTGGCGGCGGTAACGGGCGCAACCGCGGCTTCGGGGGCGGCATGATTCCGCCCATCATCTTCGGCGACTTCAGCGGCGGCCGTGGCACCTTCGGGGGCGGCGGTGGCTTCGGCGGTGGTGGGGGCGGCGGATTCGGCGGATTCGGCGGCGGCAGCTCCGGCGGCGGCGGCGCCTCCGGCGACTGGTAG
- a CDS encoding TonB-dependent receptor, whose translation MMHFYRRLLLLLLCLTGAGRGVSAQQRPLDRVSGRFDHTLFIDFVRQLETQVPTRFFFEEAAVDSVFVTLEARDEPVEAVVTRALQGTAFSWVADEEHRIFITAGPRISTELPADFFRPGTSGAPADLASDEPPPATTVAGRARYVREAEVRLYEIGAGGSGSGRATLAGHIRDLKSGEPTIGATIYVGATGVGTSTDQFGYYSLTLPTGRHELNIRGIGIKNTRRQVMLRSSGKLEIEVEEDITPLKEVVIEAEKDKNVSGMQMGLEKLDIKTMRQVPTAFGETDILRVVLTLPGVKSVGEGSTGLNVRGGGTDQNLILFNGTTIYNPSHLFGFFSAFNPDILQTVELYKSGIPAKYGGRLSSVLEIKTREGNKKKLAGSGGIGPLTSRLTLEGPIVKDKSAFIVSGRASYSDWLLRRLDNSSFRQSAAAFSDVSAHVNHQINEKNTLYATGYLSSDRFRLASDTTYQYQNRTASLKWQHNFSNQLYGVLTGAYSGYAYDISSEKNPVNASRLQYDINQNSLQADFSYFPNAKHTIDFGVSSLFYTISPGSLLPRGESSLIARKVLPREKALESALYISDRIDLTQRLSLSLGLRYSLFQALGPRDVYGYDPGLPKSTSTIADTTRYGSGKVLATYHGPEYRVSARYSLSENSSVKASFNRTRQYIHQLSNTASVSPADIWKLSDSHVRPQVGDQVSVGYYRNFKANTIETSVETYYKSLRDFVDYKSGATLLLNDHIETDIVNALGKAYGVELMVKKLTGKLNGWVSYTYSRSLVQVNAGTTAEMINGGRYYPSNFDKPHDVTMIGNYRFSRRFSTSLNFTYSTGRPITLPLAKYYVANSLRVYYSDRNAYRVPDYYRADLALNIEGNHKVKKLAHSSWTVGVYNLTGRQNPYSIYFKAEEGKINGYKLSIFGRPIPTVTYNFRF comes from the coding sequence ATGATGCATTTCTATCGACGGTTACTGCTATTGCTGCTATGCCTAACCGGAGCAGGGCGCGGAGTGAGTGCCCAGCAAAGGCCGCTGGACCGGGTGAGCGGCCGCTTCGACCATACGCTGTTCATCGATTTTGTGCGGCAGCTGGAAACCCAGGTGCCTACGCGTTTTTTCTTTGAAGAAGCCGCCGTCGATAGTGTTTTTGTGACGCTGGAGGCCCGCGACGAACCCGTGGAAGCCGTGGTAACGCGGGCCCTGCAGGGCACGGCCTTTTCGTGGGTGGCCGACGAGGAGCACCGCATATTTATCACCGCCGGCCCGCGCATCAGCACAGAGCTGCCGGCCGACTTTTTCCGCCCCGGTACCAGCGGCGCCCCCGCTGACCTTGCTTCTGACGAGCCGCCGCCGGCTACCACGGTAGCAGGCCGGGCGCGCTACGTGCGTGAGGCCGAAGTACGGCTCTACGAAATTGGCGCCGGGGGTTCCGGCAGCGGGCGGGCGACGCTGGCGGGGCACATCCGGGACCTGAAATCGGGGGAGCCCACTATTGGGGCGACCATTTACGTTGGCGCAACCGGCGTGGGCACCAGCACCGACCAGTTCGGCTACTACTCGCTCACGCTGCCCACGGGCCGCCACGAGCTCAATATCCGGGGCATTGGCATCAAAAACACCCGGCGGCAGGTGATGCTGCGCTCCAGCGGCAAGCTGGAAATTGAGGTAGAGGAGGACATCACCCCGCTGAAAGAGGTGGTGATTGAGGCCGAGAAAGACAAAAACGTGTCGGGGATGCAGATGGGCCTGGAAAAGCTCGACATCAAGACGATGCGGCAGGTGCCCACGGCGTTCGGCGAAACCGATATTCTGCGGGTGGTGCTTACGCTGCCCGGCGTGAAGTCGGTGGGGGAAGGCAGCACCGGCCTCAACGTGCGCGGCGGCGGCACCGACCAGAACCTGATTCTGTTCAACGGCACGACCATCTACAATCCGTCGCACCTGTTCGGCTTCTTCTCGGCCTTCAACCCCGATATTCTGCAGACAGTGGAGCTGTACAAGAGCGGTATTCCGGCCAAGTACGGCGGCCGGTTGTCGTCGGTGCTGGAAATTAAGACGCGTGAGGGCAACAAAAAGAAGCTGGCAGGCTCCGGCGGCATTGGGCCGCTCACCAGCCGCCTGACGCTGGAAGGCCCCATTGTGAAGGACAAGAGCGCCTTTATCGTCAGTGGCCGGGCCAGCTACTCCGACTGGCTGCTGCGCCGGCTTGATAACAGCAGCTTCCGGCAGAGTGCCGCCGCCTTCTCGGATGTTTCGGCGCACGTCAACCACCAGATCAACGAGAAAAACACGCTCTACGCCACCGGGTATCTGAGCTCCGACCGGTTCCGGCTGGCCAGCGACACCACCTATCAGTACCAGAACCGCACGGCCAGCCTGAAATGGCAGCACAACTTCAGCAACCAGCTGTACGGCGTGCTTACGGGCGCTTACAGCGGCTACGCCTACGATATCAGCAGCGAGAAAAACCCGGTCAATGCGTCGCGGCTGCAGTACGACATCAACCAGAACAGCCTGCAGGCCGACTTCAGCTACTTTCCCAATGCCAAGCACACCATCGATTTTGGGGTCAGCTCGCTGTTTTACACCATTTCGCCCGGCAGCCTGTTGCCGCGCGGCGAAAGCTCGCTAATTGCCCGAAAGGTTCTGCCCAGGGAAAAGGCGCTCGAAAGCGCCCTGTACATTTCCGACCGGATTGATCTGACGCAACGCCTGTCGCTCTCGCTGGGGCTGCGCTACTCGCTCTTCCAGGCGCTGGGTCCGCGCGACGTGTACGGGTACGACCCTGGCCTGCCGAAGTCCACCAGCACCATTGCCGACACCACCCGCTACGGCTCCGGCAAGGTGCTGGCCACGTACCACGGCCCCGAATACCGGGTATCGGCCCGCTACTCGCTTTCCGAGAATTCTTCCGTGAAAGCCAGCTTCAACCGCACGCGCCAGTACATCCATCAACTGTCGAACACAGCCTCGGTGTCGCCGGCTGACATCTGGAAGCTGAGCGATTCGCACGTGCGGCCCCAGGTCGGCGACCAGGTGTCGGTGGGCTACTACCGCAACTTCAAAGCCAACACCATCGAGACGTCGGTGGAAACCTACTACAAGTCGTTGCGCGACTTCGTGGATTATAAAAGCGGGGCCACGCTGCTGCTCAACGACCACATTGAAACCGACATTGTGAATGCACTGGGCAAGGCCTATGGGGTGGAGCTGATGGTGAAGAAGCTCACCGGCAAGCTCAATGGTTGGGTGAGCTACACGTACTCCCGCTCGCTGGTGCAGGTGAATGCGGGCACCACGGCCGAGATGATCAACGGCGGCCGCTACTACCCCAGCAACTTCGACAAGCCGCACGACGTGACGATGATCGGCAACTACCGGTTCAGCCGCCGCTTTAGCACCTCGCTCAATTTCACTTACAGTACCGGCCGGCCCATTACACTGCCACTGGCCAAGTACTACGTTGCCAACTCCCTGCGCGTGTACTACTCTGACCGCAACGCCTACCGCGTGCCCGACTACTACCGGGCCGACCTGGCCCTGAACATTGAGGGCAACCACAAGGTGAAAAAGCTGGCCCACAGCTCCTGGACGGTTGGGGTGTATAACCTGACCGGCCGCCAGAATCCGTATTCCATCTACTTCAAGGCCGAGGAAGGCAAAATCAATGGCTACAAGCTGTCGATTTTCGGCCGCCCGATTCCGACTGTCACCTATAACTTCCGATTCTAG